One Camelina sativa cultivar DH55 chromosome 3, Cs, whole genome shotgun sequence genomic window carries:
- the LOC104778581 gene encoding B3 domain-containing protein At1g05930-like, whose product MTTNDAAEAKKMFANLYVLADAAAMVYDEEQRERKGKAKIVSEEEDEESKKKSFFNHVPRKIRSALRYSQPNFENLNGASASSSRLVQSSPSSCLTNPTSSMSHAMSQRSRSSKVTLFSRTPRWLIQVMRDMNGEEPKLICEKTLIVADVNPKESCLSIPFNLLTRNDFLTHVESRIIEEDINKDEKIGVGALLVDQRTKLWGVVLKKFDLKNGSWDYSLVCGWDDVVKANGLKHGDYISLWSFRCRGILCFALVPPSQ is encoded by the coding sequence ATGACTACAAACGACGCGGCTGAGGCAAAGAAGATGTTTGCGAACCTTTATGTACTGGCGGATGCAGCGGCTATGGTGTATGATGAAGAACAACGCGAAAGAAAAGGAAAGGCCAAGATTGtctctgaggaagaagatgaagagagcaagaagaagagcttcttcAATCATGTCCCAAGAAAGATAAGGTCTGCGCTAAGATACTCACAACCAAACTTTGAAAACCTTAATGGggcttctgcttcttcttcacgcTTAGTCCAATCGTCTCCATCTTCGTGCCTAACTAATCCCACAAGCTCCATGAGCCATGCGATGTCTCAGAGGAGTCGTAGTAGTAAGGTTACTCTTTTTTCAAGAACTCCAAGGTGGCTTATTCAGGTGATGAGAGACATGAACGGAGAAGAGCCCAAACTCATCTGTGAGAAGACTCTGATCGTGGCTGACGTCAACCCAAAGGAGAGCTGTCTCTCGATACCATTCAACCTTTTAACCAGAAACGACTTCTTGACGCATGTAGAATCGAGGATCATAGAAGAAGACATCAACAAAGATGAGAAGATCGGAGTGGGAGCGCTTCTGGTGGATCAAAGGACTAAACTTTGGGGTGTGGTTTTGAAGAAATTTGATCTGAAGAACGGGAGCTGGGATTACAGTTTGGTTTGTGGATGGGACGACGTCGTTAAGGCTAATGGGTTGAAACATGGCGACTACATCAGTCTTTGGTCTTTCAGATGCCGTGGAATCCTCTGTTTTGCTCTTGTTCCTCCCTCACAGTGA
- the LOC104763842 gene encoding uncharacterized protein LOC104763842, with the protein MEEVDCNLPVTKTTSEPSDACTTDDAIRALLVYLVDPLLPFKSFDVPSKPLRESVAKQVHAVVLLFNYYHRRDNPHLECLSFESFSSLATDLRPALLLHLKEDSSGRDGDSDHTVLLEKVVKDACSLSMSLDASSDLLVLNKFPIRTVAVLLVDSEKKNCYLKHSFITQGVWSLLENPIEKDKTAIANQKQEVVFQKVAFAAVKEATGVNHKDIVILERHLVCSLSEEKTAIRFYIMKCTSQDKFSGENPVEEMLTCMQGPLFEKSFSEWSTNSRVEYFHVLPYASLIQDWFSRRGDTESLIEKESEAVCDDRESNGNEDATNELELSDIFGRGGNAASRRRNEIKAKKVAALLSNPRARRKATPGIHNRYFKGSMKSNVHLENVDNETSPCKDGYSNGGKGGLEVASDPNDHKERGIQRKKAVTDRLNSIFKLNVAPVSAHNSNQNLEELQTSLLSRATSLSETALKVLLCKRDKLTRQQRYVEDEIAKCDKRIQNIKGDWELQLETILECCNETYPSRTLQESSDKSACQSNKRLKLCESLPTTKSLCQRLDDICLMNNWVLPNYRVSPSDGGYEAEVRIKGNHVAYTVHGEEKSDAEEARESAAACLLTKLQNTTANLS; encoded by the exons ATGGAGGAGGTGGATTGCAATTTACcagtcacgaagaccacttcgGAACCCTCAGATGCTTGTACCACAGATGACGCCATTCGAGCTTTACTCGTTTACTTAGTCGACCCTTTGCTTCCATTCAAATCATTTGATGTCCCTTCCAAGCCCCTCCGCGAATCTGTCGCCAAGCAG GTTCATGCTGTTGTGTTGCTCTTCAATTATTACCACAGGAGAGACAACCCTCATCTTGAATGTTTGTCTTTTGAGTCGTTCAGTAGCTTAGCTACGGATCTGAGACCTGCTCTGCTGCTGCATTTGAAGGAGGATTCTTCTGGGAGAGATGGTGATTCAGACCATACCGTTTTGCTGGAGAAGGTTGTTAAAGATGCGTGTAGTTTATCCATGAGCTTAGATGCGTCTTCAGATCTTCTTGTCTTGAACAAGTTCCCTATAAGGACAGTTGCGGTTCTGCTAGTTGACTCTGAGAAGAAGAACTGTTATCTTAAACACAGCTTCATCACACAAGGTGTGTGGTCACTACTTGAAAACCCCATTGAGAAAGACAAAACTGCTATAGCAAATCAGAAACAAGAGGTCGTCTTTCAAAAAGTTGCATTTGCTGCTGTTAAGGAGGCCACAG GTGTTAATCACAAGGACATTGTGATATTGGAGAGGCATTTGGTATGCTCCTTGAGTGAAGAGAAGACTGCAATCCGCTTTTACATAATGAAGTGCACTTCACAAGACAAGTTTTCTGGAGAAAATCCCGTCGAAGAAATGCTTACTTG tatGCAGGGTCCTTTATTTGAGAAGAGCTTCTCCGAGTGGTCTACAAATTCCAGAGTGGAATACTTTCATGTTCTCCCATATGCCAGCCTCATACAAGATTGGTTTTCCAG GCGAGGAGATACTGAATCTTTGATAGAGAAAGAATCAGAAGCTGTATGTGATGACAGAGAAAGCAATGGCAACGAAGATGCAACCAATGAGTTGGAACTTTCTGACATTTTTGGAAGAGGAGGAAATGCTGCTTCTAGAAGGCGTAATGAAATTAAA GCCAAAAAAGTTGCCGCTCTACTTAGCAATCCTAGAGCTAGAAGGAAAGCTACTCCGGGGATACATAATCGATACTTTAAAGGAAGTATGAAATCTAATGTCCATTTGGAGAATGTAGATAATGAAACGAGCCCTTGTAAAGATGGGTACTCGAATGGAGGGAAAGGTGGTTTGGAG GTTGCATCTGATCCAAATGATCACAAAGAAAGAGGTATCCAGAGGAAGAAAGCTGTTACTGACAGACTTAATAGCATTTTTAAGCTTAATGTAGCTCCTGTTTCTGCTCATAACTCTAACCAAAACCTTGAGGAGCTACAGACGTCTCTTCTTTCTAGAGCTACATCACTATCCGAAACTGCATTGAAAGTTCTTCTTTGCAAACGAGATAAACTG ACTCGTCAACAGCGGTACGTAGAAGACGAGATTGCTAAATGCGATAAACGCATCCAGAACATCAAAG GTGATTGGGAGCTGCAATTAGAAACAATACTCGAGTGCTGTAACGAGACATACCCAAGCCGCACCCTTCAAGAATCTTCTGATAAGTCAGCATGCCAAAGCAACAAGAGGCTGAAGCTCTGTGAATCTCTTCCTACTACTAAAAGTCTGTGTCAG AGACTCGATGATATCTGTCTCATGAATAACTGGGTACTACCAAACTATCGTGTGTCTCCATCAGATG GTGGCTATGAAGCTGAAGTAAGAATTAAGGGGAATCATGTCGCATATACAGTACATGGAGAGGAAAAGTCTGATGCTGAAGAAGCTAGGGAATCTGCGGCAGCTTGCTTGCTAACTAAGTTACAAAACACAACAGCCAACTTGTCGTGA
- the LOC109124630 gene encoding uncharacterized protein LOC109124630, with translation MGFMSRRFFPACGNLCFFCPSLRARSRHPVKRYKKMLAEIFPRNQEAEPNDRKIGKLCEYASRNPLRIPKITEYLEQKCYKELRNGNIGSVKVVLCIYKKLLSSCKEQMPLFSCSLLSIVRTLLEQTREEEVQILGCNTLVDFISLQTENSQMFNLEGLIPKLCQLAQELGDDERSLQLRSAGMQALAFMVSFIGEHSQLSIDLDKIISVILENYMDLEKGQEDIKEVGQISETKIPNLSKTVSFKPNPVTDYKLENMDISKSPSYWSMVCLCNIAKLAKETTTVRRVLEPLLTAFDSGDYWNPQKGVASSVLLFLQSRLEESGENCHVLVSSLIKHLDHKNVMKQQGLQINMVNVATCLVLHAKQQASGAMTAVIADVIKQLRKCLQNEAESDVSADETKQNSDLQHALENCMAELSNKVGDAGPILDMLAVVLETISTNVVLSRTTASAILRAANIVSVVPNVSYHKKVFPDALFHQLLLAMSHADCKTRFEAHNIFSVVLLRNLRLPWSDPQKETSEVVPGILSVDGTCTVRNQNISLQEEEKEKVENSLNGELRKDVNHTSQQLSCQSLDNLTDVEDGIKSLCSLRLSSHQVNMLLSSIWIQATSTENAPENFEAMASTYQITLLFSLAKRSNHMALVRCFQLAFSLRNLSLNQDGGMQLSRRRSIFTFASYMLIFGAKISNILEIVPIVKESLTTQMVDPYLVMEEDIRLRAVCSGFPQEEAYGSDKDDSAALNASVIVADDRRLKEIVITHFTSKFQTLSEEEQSILRKEIQSEFCRDDAHPLGGQLFTDTPGPSSPLNQIELPAFEEVELSEIAAFEGISPGASGSQSGHRTSLSANTNPVDVLSVNELLESVSETARQVASLPVSSIPVPYDQMMNQCEALVTGKQQKMSVLRSFKPEATKAIAFSEDEEKEEQFLLKETEEAGEDDQKAMIVADVQPQDQLGFFSQEVPQNSFRLPPSSPYDKFLKAAGC, from the exons ATGGGGTTTATGTCCAGACGGTTTTTCCCCGCCTGTGGTaacctctgtttcttctgtCCTTCCTTGAGGGCGAGGTCTAGGCATCCCGTTAAACGCTACAAGAAAATGCTCGCTGAAATCTTCCCTCGTAATCAG GAAGCTGAACCAAATGATAGAAAAATTGGCAAGCTTTGTGAGTATGCGTCAAGGAATCCTTTACGAATCCCAAAG ATTACAGAGTACCTTGAGCAAAAATGTTACAAAGAATTGCGGAATGGAAATATTGGATCAGTTAAAGTTGTCTTATGCATTTATAAGAAACTGCTTTCTTCATGTAAAGAGCAGAT GCctctattttcttgtagtttgTTAAGCATTGTCCGAACTCTTTTGGAGCAAACACGAGAGGAAGAAGTTCAGATCTTGGGTTGCAATACCCTTGTTGACTTTATAAGTTTACAG ACTGAGAATTCCCAGATGTTCAACTTAGAAGGTCTAATCCCTAAACTTTGTCAACTTGCTCAAGAATTGGGGGATGATGAAAGATCACTCCAATTACGTTCAGCAGGTATGCAGGCTTTGGCATTCATG GTATCTTTCATTGGTGAGCATTCCCAACTATCAATAGACTTGGATAAG aTTATTTCTGTGATTCTGGAGAATTATATGGATTTGGAGAAGGGCCAAGAAGACATCAAAGAAGTTGGTCAAATTTCAGAAACGAAGATTCCCAACCTGAGTAAAACGGTTTCCTTCAAACCTAATCCGGTGACTGACTATAAGTTGGAAAACAT GGATATTTCGAAGAGCCCCTCATACTGGTCTATGGTTTGCCTTTGCAATATAGCCAAATTAGCAAAGGAAACTACAACTGTTCGTCGGGTTCTGGAACCGCTTTTGACTGCTTTTGACAGTGGAGATTACTGGAATCCACAGAAGGGAGTTGCCTCTTCTGTTTTATTGTTTCTGCAGTCTCGTCTGGAAGAATCAG GAGAGAATTGTCATGTGTTGGTATCTTCTTTGATCAAGCACTTGGATCATAAAAATGTAATGAAGCAACAAGGTCTTCAAATTAACATGGTTAATGTAGCTACATGCCTTGTGCTACATGCTAAGCAGCAGGCTTCAGGCGCGATGACTGCTGTAATAGCGGACGTGATTAAGCAGTTGCGGAAATGCCTGCAAAATGAAGCTGAATCAGATGTGTCTGCTGATGAAACAAAGCAGAACTCAGACCTCCAGCATGCGTTAGAAAATTGCATGGCAGAGCTCTCTAATAAG gTTGGGGATGCCGGTCCCATTCTTGATATGTTGGCAGTGGTTCTTGAGACGATATCCACTAATGTCGTCCTTTCTAGAACCACAGCATCAGCCATTCTCAGAGCTGCAAATATAGTATCCGTGGTCCCAAATGTTTCTTACCACAAGAAA GTATTTCCGGATGCCTTGTTTCACCAACTGCTCCTTGCGATGTCCCATGCAGATTGTAAGACTAGATTCGAGGCACACAATATTTTCTCCGTTGTGCTTCTTCGAAATCTTCGTTTGCCTTGGTCAGATCCACAAAAGGAAACCTCAGAAGTTGTTCCTGGCATATTGTCAGTTGATGGAACCTGTACTGTAAGGAACCAGAATATTAGTTTAcaggaggaagagaaagaaaaagttgaGAACTCCTTAAATGGTGAACTGCGTAAAGATGTAAACCACACCAGTCAACAGTTAAGTTGTCAGTCTTTGGATAACTTAACGGATGTAGAAGATGGTATAAAG TCATTATGTTCGCTGCGACTGAGTAGTCACCAAGTGAACATGCTTCTTTCATCCATATGGATCCAAGCAACTTCTACCGAGAATGCCCCTGAAAATTTTGAAGCCATGGCCAGCACGTATCAAATCACCTTACTGTTTTCATTGGCAAAG AGATCAAATCACATGGCTCTGGTGCGGTGTTTTCAGCTGGCATTCTCTCTTCGAAATCTCTCATTGAATCAAGATG GTGGTATGCAGCTTTCTCGTAGAAGATCTATATTTACATTTGCATCATATATGCTCATTTTTGGTGCCAAGATTTCCAATATTCTGGAGATAGTTCCAATCGTCAAAGAATCTTTAACTACCCAAATG GTTGATCCTTATCTTGTGATGGAAGAAGATATCAGACTGCGTGCGGTATGTTCTGGATTTCCACAAGAAGAAGCATATGGATCTGACAAAGATGATAGTGCTGCTCTCAATGCTTCAGTGATAGTCGCAGATGATAGACGTCTGAAGGAAATCGTGATTACTCATTTTACATCGAAATTTCAGACATTATCAGAG GAGGAGCAATCAATTTTGAGAAAGGAAATTCAGTCAGAGTTTTGCCGAGATGATGCACATCCGCTTGGTGGACAATTGTTCACGGATACACCAGGACCTAGTTCTCCTCTTAATCAAATAGAACTTCCAGCTTTTGAAGAG GTTGAGCTTTCAGAAATAGCCGCATTTGAAGGAATTTCCCCGGGGGCTAGTGGGAGTCAGTCTGGCCACAGAACATCATTGTCCGCAAACACTAACCCAGTAGATGTTCTGAGTGTCAACGAGTTGTTAGAATCG GTATCAGAAACTGCTCGGCAAGTTGCAAGTCTCCCTGTTTCCTCCATTCCTGTACCTTATGACCAAATGATGAATCAGTGCGAAGCTCTTGTGACGGGTAAGCAGCAAAAGATGTCTGTGCTTCGAAGTTTCAAACCCGAAGCAACCAAAGCTATAGCTTTCtcagaagacgaagaaaaggAGGAACAATTTCTTCTCAAGGAG ACAGAAGAAGCTGGTGAAGATGATCAGAAGGCAATGATTGTGGCTGATGTTCAACCTCAAGACCAGCTTGGATTCTTCTCACAGGAAGTTCCACAAAATTCTTTTCGGTTACCGCCTTCCAGCCCTTACGATAAGTTCTTGAAAGCAGCTGGGTGTTGA
- the LOC104763869 gene encoding uncharacterized protein LOC104763869 isoform X1, with amino-acid sequence MATPEEVEYDKFRERVERTVYIDELTPLATVPVVESAVNQFGTVKSVSFVPNLLGPKELPIGALVEMETKEMAENVIATVTQLPFMVAGMPRPVRASPAHPDMFCDRPKKPGRKIRFRWMKPNDPDFDKAVKMKRLVRKHSAEASFLLKKQLEEAEKLSKQQAETTITHHKKYELCGKLLHDGVAQKLAERFNMKFFR; translated from the exons ATGGCTACTCCGGAAGAAGTAGAGTATGACAAGTTTCGAGAGAGAGTTGAGCGTACTGTGTATATAGACGAGCTCACGCCTCTAGCCACAGTCCCCGTTGTTGAATCTGCTGTGAACCAGTTCGGAACGGTCAAGAGTGTCAGCTTCGTTCCAAACTTGTTGGGTCCAAAGGAGCTTCCAATTGGTGCCCTCGTTGAGATGGAGACCAAAGAGATGGCTGAGAATGTTATCGCCACTGTGACTCAGTTGCCTTTCATGGTTGCTGGAATGCCTAGGCCTGTGAGAGCTAGTCCTGCTCATCCTGACATGTTTTGTGATCGACCAAAGAAGCCTGGTAGAAAGATCCGTTTTCGCTGGATGAAGCCTAATGATCCTGATTTCGACAAGGCTGTTAAAATGAAGCGGCTTGTTCGTAAACATTCCGCTGAAGCTTCTTTTTTGCTCAAg AAACAGCTCGAGGAGGCGGAGAAGCTGTCTAAACAGCAAGCTGAGACGACGATAACACATCATAAGAAGTATGAGTTGTGTGGTAAACTCCTCCACGATGGCGTTGCTCAGAAGCTGGCTGAACGTTTCAACATGAAATTTTTTCGCTAG
- the LOC104763869 gene encoding uncharacterized protein LOC104763869 isoform X2, giving the protein MATPEEVEYDKFRERVERTVYIDELTPLATVPVVESAVNQFGTVKSVSFVPNLLGPKELPIGALVEMETKEMAENVIATVTQLPFMVAGMPRPVRASPAHPDMFCDRPKKPGRKIRFRWMKPNDPDFDKAVKMKRLVRKHSAEASFLLKLEEAEKLSKQQAETTITHHKKYELCGKLLHDGVAQKLAERFNMKFFR; this is encoded by the exons ATGGCTACTCCGGAAGAAGTAGAGTATGACAAGTTTCGAGAGAGAGTTGAGCGTACTGTGTATATAGACGAGCTCACGCCTCTAGCCACAGTCCCCGTTGTTGAATCTGCTGTGAACCAGTTCGGAACGGTCAAGAGTGTCAGCTTCGTTCCAAACTTGTTGGGTCCAAAGGAGCTTCCAATTGGTGCCCTCGTTGAGATGGAGACCAAAGAGATGGCTGAGAATGTTATCGCCACTGTGACTCAGTTGCCTTTCATGGTTGCTGGAATGCCTAGGCCTGTGAGAGCTAGTCCTGCTCATCCTGACATGTTTTGTGATCGACCAAAGAAGCCTGGTAGAAAGATCCGTTTTCGCTGGATGAAGCCTAATGATCCTGATTTCGACAAGGCTGTTAAAATGAAGCGGCTTGTTCGTAAACATTCCGCTGAAGCTTCTTTTTTGCTCAAg CTCGAGGAGGCGGAGAAGCTGTCTAAACAGCAAGCTGAGACGACGATAACACATCATAAGAAGTATGAGTTGTGTGGTAAACTCCTCCACGATGGCGTTGCTCAGAAGCTGGCTGAACGTTTCAACATGAAATTTTTTCGCTAG
- the LOC104763888 gene encoding calmodulin-like protein 7, translating into MDPTELKRVFQMFDKNGDGTITGKELSETLRSLGIYIPDKKLTQMIEKIDVNGDGCVDIDEFGELYKTIMDEEDEEEEDMKEAFNVFDQNGDGFITVDELKAVLSSLGLKQGKTLDNCKKMIKQVDVDGDGRVNYQEFRQMMKGGGLCSLS; encoded by the coding sequence ATGGATCCGACGGAGCTAAAACGTGTGTTCCAAATGTTCGACAAAAATGGAGACGGGACGATCACGGGTAAAGAGCTGAGCGAGACACTACGAAGCCTCGGGATATACATCCCTGACAAGAAGTTGACTCAGATGATCGAGAAGATCGACGTGAATGGTGACGGGTGCGTGGACATAGACGAGTTTGGGGAGCTTTACAAGACGATAATGgacgaggaagacgaagaagaagaggacatgAAGGAAGCTTTCAATGTGTTTGATCAGAATGGAGATGGGTTTATAACGGTGGATGAACTGAAGGCGGTTTTGTCTTCCTTGGGTCTAAAGCAAGGTAAGACCTTGGACAATTGTAAGAAGATGATAAAGCAAGTGGATGTTGATGGTGATGGTAGGGTTAACTACCAAGAGTTTAGACAAATGATGAAAGGCGGTGGTCTTTGTTCTTTgagttaa
- the LOC104763895 gene encoding uncharacterized protein LOC104763895 isoform X1, giving the protein MYLFPFQNLSHWLNIANVDLLKPREMGREKSPGLKILWVWTIGTAAILVTSVVRTRMQDMQTMMNQNHEQAPKQNQNGSAGDSSVLTDETVLPESDREIAKELK; this is encoded by the exons ATGTATCTGTTTCCGTTCCAAAACTTGTCACATTGGCTCAATATCGCTAATGTCGATTTACTCAAACCCA GGGAAATGGGGAGAGAGAAGAGTCCTGGCTTGAAGATCCTCTGGGTCTGGACTATCGGCACTGCAGCTA TATTGGTGACCAGTGTTGTCCGCACGAGAATGCAGGACATGCAAACCATGATGAACCAGAACCATGAACAAgcaccaaaacaaaaccagaaTGGAAGTGCAGGTGATTCTTCCGTCTTAACGGATGAAACAGTTTTGCCTGAGTCAGATCGAGAGATTGCGAAAGAACTTAAATAA
- the LOC104763895 gene encoding uncharacterized protein LOC104763895 isoform X2: MGREKSPGLKILWVWTIGTAAILVTSVVRTRMQDMQTMMNQNHEQAPKQNQNGSAGDSSVLTDETVLPESDREIAKELK, translated from the exons ATGGGGAGAGAGAAGAGTCCTGGCTTGAAGATCCTCTGGGTCTGGACTATCGGCACTGCAGCTA TATTGGTGACCAGTGTTGTCCGCACGAGAATGCAGGACATGCAAACCATGATGAACCAGAACCATGAACAAgcaccaaaacaaaaccagaaTGGAAGTGCAGGTGATTCTTCCGTCTTAACGGATGAAACAGTTTTGCCTGAGTCAGATCGAGAGATTGCGAAAGAACTTAAATAA
- the LOC104763910 gene encoding calmodulin-like protein 7 — MDPTELKRLFQMFEKNGDGTITGEKLSETLRSLGIYIPDKELTQMIEKIDVNGDGCVDIDEFGELYKTIMDEEEEDMKEAFNVFDQNGDGFITVDELKAVLSSLELKQGKTLDDCKKMIKQVDVDGDAVMVGLTTKSLDK; from the coding sequence ATGGATCCGACAGAGCTAAAACGTCTGTTCCAAATGTTCGAAAAAAATGGGGACGGGACGATCACGGGGGAAAAGCTAAGCGAGACACTGCGAAGCCTCGGGATATACATCCCCGACAAGGAGTTGACTCAGATGATCGAGAAGATCGACGTGAATGGTGACGGGTGCGTGGACATAGACGAGTTTGGGGAGCTTTACAAAACTATAatggacgaagaagaagaagacatgaagGAAGCTTTCAATGTATTTGATCAGAATGGAGATGGGTTTATAACGGTGGATGAATTGAAGGCGGTTTTGTCTTCCTTGGAGTTAAAGCAAGGTAAGACATTGGATGATTGTAAGAAGATGATAAAGCAAGTGGATGTTGATGGTGATGCCGTGATGGTAGGGTTAACTACCAAGAGTTTAGACAAATGA
- the LOC104778582 gene encoding probable fructokinase-3, translating into MASSTGEKGLIVSFGEMLIDFVPTVSGVSLSESPGFLKAPGGAPANVAIAVSRLGGRSAFVGKLGDDDFGHMLAGILRKNGVADEGVNFDKGARTALAFVTLRSDGEREFMFYRNPSADMLLRPDELNLELIRSAKVFHYGSISLITEPCRSAHMKAMEVAKEAGALLSYDPNLREPLWPSPEEARTQIMSIWDKADIIKVSDVELEFLTENKTMDDKTAMSLWHPNLKLLLVTLGEKGCTYFTKKFHGTVETFPVDAVDTTGAGDSFVGALLHQIVDDQSVLEDEVRLRKVLRFANACGAITTTKKGAIPALPSDSEAHSFLKDKKKRQTYLKFSKLCCTASPCQL; encoded by the exons ATGGCATCATCCACCGGCGAGAAAGGCCTCATCGTGAGTTTTGGCGAGATGCTCATTGACTTTGTCCCTACCGTATCCGGCGTCTCCCTCTCTGAATCCCCCGGATTTCTCAAAGCTCCCGGCGGTGCTCCTGCCAACGTTGCCATCGCCGTGTCACGTCTCGGAGGTCGTTCCGCCTTCGTAGGAAAGCTTGGTGACGATGATTTCGGTCACATGCTCGCCGGAATCTTGAGAAAGAACGGTGTTGCTGATGAGGGGGTCAATTTCGACAAAGGAGCAAGAACCGCACTCGCTTTTGTGACTCTGCGTTCCGATGGAGAACGAGAGTTTATGTTTTACCGGAACCCCAGCGCCGATATGCTTCTCCGGCCAGACGAACTCAATCTTGAACTAATCAGATCC GCGAAAGTGTTTCACTATGGATCAATAAGTTTGATAACGGAGCCATGTAGGTCGGCTCACATGAAGGCAATGGAAGTGGCGAAAGAAGCCGGAGCTCTTTTGTCCTACGACCCAAACCTGAGGGAACCTCTTTGGCCATCCCCTGAAGAAGCTCGGACTCAGATCATGAGCATATGGGACAAGGCTGACATCATTAAGGTCAGTGACGTGGAGCTTGAGTTCTTGACCGAAAACAAAACGATGGATGACAAGACAGCAATGTCTCTATGGCATCCCAATTTGAAGCTCTTGCTTGTTACTCTCGGCGAAAAGGGATGTACTTATTTCACAAAG AAATTCCATGGAACTGTTGAAACTTTCCCTGTGGATGCGGTGGATACTACCGGAGCTGGTGATTCTTTCGTTGGTGCGCTTCTGCACCAGATTGTTGATGATCAATCAGTACTCGAG GATGAAGTGAGATTGAGGAAAGTTTTGAGATTTGCAAACGCTTGCGGAGCCATCACGACGACTAAAAAGGGAGCCATTCCAGCTCTTCCCTCAGATAGTGAAGCTCACAGCTTTcttaaagacaaaaagaaacgTCAAACTTATCTTAAGTTCTCAAAATTATGTTGTACGGCTTCTCCTTGTCAATTGTGA